In a single window of the Deinococcus aetherius genome:
- a CDS encoding DNA polymerase/3'-5' exonuclease PolX, with amino-acid sequence MADLSRKDLTGVLKTTADLLDLLGQEVFRANAYRGAARSLEALDTDPAELVASGFAGVPKVGRSIAAELVTYAETGLFEPLEDAASQVPPGVLGLFRVRGLGPKKIRLLWDAGVDSLETLREAARDGRVAGLKGFGAKSAATILEAVEFALAAQERQHLSTGLDVSLGLARGLADLDARVAGDARRGLDTVRAARVTVTGTAEEIAPRLAGVVEGLTPVEPKPLLAGRVDGVPVEIAYGPAEVRGALDLMMGGSTEYREGLRAEARARGFDLSGRGLKRDGVILPTPTEEDVARELGLPLRPAEYREPEHDGLWETLPPPGELVTEADLRGMLHTHSVWSDGAATVREMVGEAVHLGHAFLGTGDHSRAAHYANGMSIERLRAHIREVRELQRAGLPVIAGSEVDILEDGSLDYPDEELAGLDYVVASVHSLFTLDRERQTERLINAASHPLVTILGHPTGRLELRRPGYALDLDAVLAACEANGTVVEINANAYRLDLDWRVALRWRDRLTFAINTDAHVLSGLTDTRFGVLVARKAGLTPQRVVNTLGQEEFLEFVRRQRAGRG; translated from the coding sequence ATGGCTGACCTGAGCCGCAAGGACCTTACGGGGGTCCTCAAGACGACCGCCGACCTCCTCGACCTGCTCGGCCAGGAGGTCTTCCGCGCCAACGCCTACCGGGGGGCCGCGCGCAGCCTGGAAGCCCTCGACACGGACCCCGCCGAACTCGTCGCGTCGGGCTTCGCGGGGGTGCCCAAAGTGGGCCGCAGCATCGCCGCCGAACTCGTCACCTACGCCGAGACCGGCCTCTTCGAACCGCTGGAGGACGCCGCCAGCCAGGTGCCGCCCGGCGTGCTAGGCTTATTTCGGGTGCGCGGCCTGGGTCCCAAGAAAATCAGGCTGCTGTGGGACGCGGGGGTGGACTCGCTCGAAACCCTGCGCGAGGCGGCGCGGGACGGGCGGGTGGCGGGCCTGAAGGGCTTCGGCGCGAAGAGCGCGGCGACCATTCTGGAGGCGGTCGAGTTCGCCCTCGCCGCCCAGGAACGCCAGCATCTCAGCACCGGCCTGGACGTGTCGCTGGGCCTTGCGAGAGGGTTGGCCGACCTGGACGCGCGGGTGGCGGGGGACGCGCGGCGCGGGCTCGACACGGTGCGCGCGGCGCGGGTGACGGTGACGGGCACGGCAGAGGAGATAGCCCCGCGCCTCGCCGGGGTGGTGGAAGGACTTACCCCGGTGGAGCCCAAACCACTCCTCGCGGGCCGGGTGGACGGGGTGCCCGTGGAGATCGCGTACGGCCCGGCGGAGGTTCGTGGGGCCCTGGACCTGATGATGGGCGGGAGCACCGAGTACCGCGAGGGCCTGCGGGCGGAGGCGAGGGCGAGAGGCTTCGACCTCAGCGGGCGGGGGCTGAAGCGGGACGGGGTGATCCTCCCCACCCCCACCGAGGAGGACGTGGCCCGCGAACTGGGCCTCCCCCTGCGCCCCGCCGAGTACCGCGAGCCGGAACACGACGGCCTCTGGGAAACGTTGCCCCCACCCGGCGAACTCGTCACCGAGGCCGACTTGCGGGGGATGCTCCACACCCACTCGGTCTGGTCGGACGGGGCCGCCACCGTGCGCGAGATGGTGGGAGAGGCGGTGCACCTCGGTCACGCCTTCCTGGGCACGGGCGACCACTCGCGCGCCGCGCACTATGCGAACGGCATGAGCATCGAGAGATTGCGCGCTCACATCCGCGAGGTCCGCGAGTTGCAGAGGGCGGGTCTGCCCGTCATCGCGGGCTCGGAGGTAGACATCCTCGAAGACGGCTCGCTCGACTATCCCGACGAGGAGTTGGCGGGGCTCGACTACGTCGTCGCCAGCGTCCACAGCCTCTTCACCCTCGACCGAGAGCGGCAGACCGAACGCCTGATCAACGCCGCCTCACATCCGCTCGTCACCATCCTGGGTCACCCTACCGGCCGCCTGGAGCTGCGCCGCCCAGGCTACGCCCTCGACCTGGACGCCGTGCTCGCCGCGTGCGAGGCGAACGGCACCGTCGTCGAGATCAACGCCAACGCCTACCGCCTCGATCTCGACTGGCGCGTGGCGCTGCGCTGGCGGGACCGCCTCACCTTCGCCATCAACACCGACGCTCACGTCCTGAGCGGCCTTACGGACACCCGCTTCGGCGTCCTCGTCGCGCGCAAGGCGGGCCTGACCCCCCAGCGGGTGGTGAACACGCTGGGGCAGGAGGAGTTTCTGGAGTTCGTGCGGAGGCAGCGGGCGGGGCGGGGGTGA
- a CDS encoding isoprenylcysteine carboxyl methyltransferase family protein, translating to MNARILAPLLLVFLTVQRLLELRVARANERWAREHGAVEYGREHYPLFFVLHPAWMIATLLEGRRSGARVSWPALLLFVLAQPLRYWVIRTLGRFWNTRILIVPGGERVRGGPFRFLPHPNYAVVALELASAPLAVGAWRTALAFTVLNAALLLLVRIPAEERALRAYTAGENG from the coding sequence ATGAACGCCCGCATCCTCGCCCCCCTCCTCCTCGTCTTCTTGACCGTGCAGCGGCTCCTCGAACTGCGCGTGGCCCGCGCCAACGAACGTTGGGCGCGCGAGCACGGCGCCGTCGAGTACGGGCGGGAACATTACCCCCTCTTCTTCGTGCTGCACCCCGCCTGGATGATCGCCACCCTGCTCGAAGGGCGCCGTTCGGGGGCTCGGGTAAGCTGGCCCGCCCTCCTCCTCTTCGTGCTCGCCCAGCCGCTGCGGTACTGGGTCATCCGCACGCTGGGGAGGTTCTGGAACACGCGCATCCTGATCGTGCCCGGGGGGGAGCGGGTGCGGGGCGGCCCCTTCCGCTTCCTGCCCCACCCCAATTACGCGGTCGTCGCCCTGGAGCTGGCCTCGGCGCCCCTGGCGGTGGGGGCGTGGCGCACCGCCCTCGCCTTCACCGTGCTCAACGCCGCGCTCCTGCTTCTGGTTCGAATCCCCGCCGAGGAACGGGCGCTGCGGGCCTACACGGCGGGGGAGAACGGCTGA
- the argF gene encoding ornithine carbamoyltransferase — protein MTKAAFSQERAQSGSGGQAAVNNPAPLTAETLPAPVLAGRDFLSNLDMTAAELRTVLDTAHSMRRGEWRNVKPLAGLSLALVFEKASLRTRTTFDVGMYQLGGHAITLSNTEIGLGTRERVSDVARNLERWVDGVMGRVYLQQTLHELADHASIPVINGLSDMLHPAQLLADYQTIEGEFGPDLRGRRVVYIGDGNNLANSHIHMGILTGTDVTVVTPVGYEPNAGVLMDAVRAGVGVTLTHDLAAVEGADVLYTDVWISMGQEAEADIRRRAFRGYQVTPEMLETTAPHGIFLHCLPAHYGEETVPEATEHPKSRVFDQAENRLHAQKALLYHLMGGMTPRW, from the coding sequence ATGACGAAGGCCGCCTTCTCTCAAGAACGTGCACAGTCCGGGAGTGGTGGCCAAGCTGCGGTGAATAATCCTGCGCCCCTGACCGCCGAGACGCTGCCCGCCCCCGTCCTCGCCGGGCGCGACTTCCTGAGCAACCTCGACATGACGGCCGCCGAGTTGCGAACGGTCCTGGACACCGCCCACTCGATGCGGCGGGGCGAGTGGCGGAACGTGAAGCCCCTGGCGGGTTTGAGTCTCGCGCTCGTGTTCGAGAAGGCCAGTTTGCGCACCCGCACGACCTTCGACGTGGGGATGTACCAGCTCGGCGGGCACGCGATCACGCTGTCGAATACGGAGATCGGCCTGGGCACCCGCGAGCGCGTCTCTGACGTGGCGCGCAACCTGGAACGCTGGGTGGACGGCGTGATGGGCCGCGTCTACCTCCAGCAGACCCTCCACGAACTCGCCGACCACGCCTCGATTCCGGTGATCAACGGGCTCTCCGACATGCTCCACCCCGCGCAACTCCTCGCCGACTACCAGACCATAGAGGGAGAGTTCGGCCCCGACCTGAGGGGCAGGCGGGTCGTGTACATCGGGGACGGCAACAACCTCGCCAACAGCCACATCCACATGGGCATCCTGACGGGCACGGACGTGACGGTCGTGACCCCGGTCGGCTACGAGCCCAACGCAGGCGTGCTGATGGACGCGGTGCGGGCGGGCGTAGGGGTCACCCTCACGCACGACCTCGCGGCGGTCGAGGGGGCCGACGTTCTGTACACCGACGTGTGGATCAGCATGGGCCAGGAGGCGGAGGCCGACATCCGCCGCCGGGCCTTTCGGGGCTATCAGGTCACGCCGGAGATGCTGGAGACTACCGCTCCTCACGGCATCTTCCTCCACTGCCTGCCCGCCCACTACGGGGAGGAGACGGTGCCGGAGGCGACCGAGCATCCCAAGAGCCGGGTGTTCGACCAGGCCGAAAACCGCCTGCACGCGCAAAAGGCGCTGCTGTATCACCTGATGGGCGGGATGACGCCGAGGTGGTAG
- the meaB gene encoding methylmalonyl Co-A mutase-associated GTPase MeaB translates to MTAPGPPVPLLDRFRAGDPRALARAITLAESGMEGARPLLRAARERAGRAVVLGVTGSPGSGKSTLTDGLIAHLRGEGRRVAVLAVDPSSPYSGGAILGDRIRMLRWHADEGVFVRSLASRGALGGLSPRTLPVLALLEGAGFDWVILETVGVGQSEVDVAAVCDHTLLVLTPAGGDGVQAFKAGIMEIADVLAVNKADLPGADRTVRELRAAQGLGAHDAHTWFAPVLKTVASQGEGLAEVVEAVLAHRAHLGEEGLGERRERRAEFEVRTLVQDRVLRRARELSGDLYARVARGELDADAAADELLSGG, encoded by the coding sequence TTGACCGCCCCCGGCCCGCCCGTCCCCCTCCTCGACCGCTTCCGCGCCGGGGACCCCCGCGCCCTCGCCCGCGCGATCACCCTCGCCGAGAGCGGGATGGAGGGCGCCCGTCCCCTGCTGCGCGCCGCCCGTGAGCGGGCCGGGCGGGCGGTCGTCCTGGGCGTGACGGGCAGCCCGGGCAGCGGCAAGAGCACCCTGACGGACGGGCTGATCGCCCACCTGAGGGGTGAGGGCAGGCGGGTGGCTGTCCTCGCCGTGGACCCCAGCAGCCCCTATTCGGGGGGGGCGATCCTGGGCGACCGTATCCGGATGCTGCGCTGGCACGCGGACGAGGGCGTCTTCGTGCGCTCGCTCGCCAGCCGGGGGGCGCTCGGCGGCCTCTCGCCCCGCACCCTGCCCGTCCTCGCCCTGCTGGAGGGGGCGGGCTTCGACTGGGTGATCCTGGAGACGGTGGGGGTGGGCCAGTCGGAGGTGGACGTGGCCGCCGTGTGCGACCACACGCTGCTCGTCCTGACGCCCGCCGGGGGGGACGGGGTGCAGGCCTTCAAGGCGGGCATCATGGAGATCGCCGACGTGCTCGCCGTGAACAAGGCCGACCTCCCCGGCGCCGACCGCACCGTCCGCGAGTTGCGGGCCGCGCAGGGCCTCGGCGCGCACGACGCACATACGTGGTTCGCTCCCGTCCTCAAGACCGTCGCTTCGCAGGGGGAAGGGCTCGCGGAGGTTGTGGAGGCAGTTCTCGCCCACCGCGCCCACCTGGGGGAGGAGGGGCTGGGTGAGCGCCGCGAGCGCCGCGCCGAATTCGAGGTGCGGACCCTGGTGCAGGACCGGGTGCTCCGCCGGGCGCGCGAGCTGAGCGGGGACCTCTACGCGCGGGTGGCGCGGGGCGAACTCGACGCCGATGCTGCCGCCGATGAGTTGCTGTCGGGGGGGTAA
- a CDS encoding MBL fold metallo-hydrolase — MLRAQVLGSPAEDNALWVTADTGQGQTRLLLDCGARTLDALPLAEVRAVDHVLFSHLHMDHVAGFDDLFRAVFDRPGRQNHVWGPPGTARILAHRFRGYWWNHAPELSGTWHVHDVDGREVRSFRFELHEAFEVAHEEDTRPVGGPLFTTPEVSVEAVPLRHQGVCLGYVVREPERVSVDASQLAALGLKGGPWLAALKAGATGTLDVGGTAYDADDLRARLLRRESGDSLAYLTDFRLDADEQARLAPLLTGVETLYAEAQYLPEDTDLARRNDHTTAAQVAALARAAGVGDLCLLHLSRRYRAQRWPEFLSAARAVFPRTHFPAGWPGGETG, encoded by the coding sequence ATGCTGAGGGCTCAGGTACTCGGTTCTCCGGCGGAGGACAACGCCCTGTGGGTGACGGCGGACACCGGGCAGGGGCAGACGCGGCTGCTCCTCGACTGCGGGGCGCGCACGCTGGACGCGCTGCCCCTCGCGGAGGTTCGGGCGGTGGATCATGTCCTCTTCTCGCACCTGCACATGGACCACGTCGCGGGCTTCGACGACCTCTTCCGCGCGGTGTTCGACCGGCCGGGCCGCCAGAACCACGTCTGGGGACCGCCCGGCACGGCGCGCATCCTGGCGCACCGCTTCCGGGGCTACTGGTGGAACCACGCGCCTGAACTCAGCGGCACCTGGCACGTGCACGACGTGGACGGGCGGGAGGTCCGGTCCTTCCGCTTCGAACTGCACGAGGCGTTCGAGGTGGCGCACGAGGAGGACACGCGCCCGGTGGGCGGTCCGCTGTTCACCACCCCCGAGGTGAGCGTGGAGGCCGTGCCCCTCCGGCACCAGGGGGTCTGTCTGGGGTACGTGGTGCGGGAACCCGAGCGGGTGAGCGTGGACGCCTCACAACTCGCCGCACTCGGCCTGAAGGGTGGCCCCTGGCTCGCCGCGCTCAAGGCGGGGGCGACCGGAACGCTGGACGTTGGGGGAACCGCCTACGACGCCGACGACCTGCGGGCCCGGCTGCTGCGGCGGGAAAGCGGGGACAGCCTCGCCTACCTGACGGACTTCCGGCTGGACGCGGACGAGCAGGCCCGGCTCGCGCCCCTCCTGACGGGGGTGGAAACCCTCTACGCCGAGGCGCAGTACCTCCCGGAAGACACGGACCTCGCGCGGCGCAACGACCACACGACGGCCGCGCAGGTGGCGGCCCTGGCGAGGGCGGCGGGGGTGGGCGACCTCTGCCTGCTGCACCTCTCCAGGCGATACCGGGCCCAGAGGTGGCCGGAGTTTCTCTCGGCGGCCCGCGCCGTCTTCCCGAGAACCCATTTTCCCGCCGGGTGGCCGGGCGGGGAGACGGGCTGA
- a CDS encoding MFS transporter has product MRAAASPAVVRHATAVAVAVTAGHFINDAYGAMLTPLTPALQGRFGVSIAAVTLLSSVYSLTSSVLQPLLGIVGERFDRRYAAALGPLVTGLGLTLMGFVPWFGALVLLVAVSGFGSGFFHPAGAAYVALNSPPEKRGLWASLFSAGGTAGMALGPVFAGVGLTNLPWFALIGAGLAALTFAVTPSGRATGRRVGLAEYARIFRGPLVALWAMAVLRSLASMGYNAMLPFILLGRGFGAREVGITLAVYAVASALGGIVGGRASDRYGRVPVLRAAILTTIPFFALLILSSPAHWWFYPLTFLVGAAVNASVPVGVVAAQEYAPGHVAVASSVMMGFSWGFAGLLIFLVGALADVTSPTTAALVSLTLLLPSAVIAYRLPEPGRGRFE; this is encoded by the coding sequence ATGCGAGCCGCCGCCTCCCCCGCCGTCGTCCGCCACGCCACCGCCGTCGCCGTAGCCGTGACGGCGGGGCACTTCATCAACGACGCCTACGGGGCGATGCTCACCCCCCTGACCCCCGCCCTCCAGGGCCGCTTCGGCGTGTCCATCGCCGCCGTCACCCTGCTCTCCAGCGTGTACAGCCTCACGAGCAGCGTGCTCCAGCCCCTGCTCGGCATCGTCGGCGAGCGGTTCGACCGCCGTTACGCCGCCGCCCTCGGCCCCCTGGTGACGGGCCTGGGCCTCACGCTGATGGGCTTCGTGCCGTGGTTCGGGGCGCTCGTGCTGCTCGTCGCCGTCTCCGGGTTCGGCAGCGGCTTCTTCCACCCGGCGGGGGCGGCCTACGTCGCCCTGAACAGCCCACCCGAGAAGCGGGGGCTGTGGGCCAGTCTCTTCAGCGCCGGGGGCACGGCGGGCATGGCGCTGGGCCCGGTCTTCGCCGGAGTCGGCCTGACGAATCTCCCCTGGTTCGCCCTGATCGGCGCGGGGCTGGCGGCCCTCACCTTCGCGGTCACGCCGTCAGGTCGGGCCACCGGGCGCCGGGTCGGTCTGGCCGAGTACGCGCGCATCTTCCGGGGGCCGCTCGTGGCCCTCTGGGCGATGGCGGTGCTGCGGTCGCTCGCCAGCATGGGCTACAACGCCATGCTCCCCTTCATCCTGCTGGGTCGGGGCTTCGGGGCGCGGGAGGTCGGGATCACGCTGGCCGTGTACGCCGTCGCCAGCGCCCTCGGCGGGATCGTCGGCGGGCGGGCGAGCGACCGCTACGGGCGGGTGCCGGTGCTGCGGGCGGCCATCCTCACCACCATCCCCTTCTTCGCGTTGCTGATCCTGTCGAGCCCGGCCCACTGGTGGTTCTACCCGCTCACCTTTCTGGTCGGGGCGGCCGTGAATGCGAGCGTGCCGGTCGGCGTGGTCGCCGCGCAGGAGTACGCGCCGGGGCATGTCGCGGTGGCGAGCAGCGTCATGATGGGCTTCTCGTGGGGATTCGCGGGGCTGCTGATCTTCCTGGTCGGGGCGCTGGCGGACGTGACGAGCCCGACGACGGCCGCGTTGGTGAGCCTGACGTTGCTGCTGCCGAGTGCGGTGATTGCCTACCGCTTGCCGGAGCCTGGGCGGGGGCGGTTCGAGTAG
- a CDS encoding histidinol-phosphatase HisJ family protein, producing MTSPLFDSHMHTPLCGHATGTPREYARAALNAGLAGVCFTDHSPMPAWYDAPWRMRRDQLGTYVESVLEARAEFLGRLEVRLGLEADFHPGTERYVAELLETHDWDYVIGSVHYIGAWGFDNPEHADEYGARDLGTLYHHYYALVEGAARSGLFDAIGHLDLPKKFGHRDPDGYAALHALDVIAERGLSLDFNTAGWRKPVGEAYPAPDLTRAAGERGIPFVLGSDAHRPEEVGYHFTEAIKQLHDVGGRIVTYQGRVRHG from the coding sequence ATGACCTCGCCCCTCTTCGACTCCCACATGCACACGCCGCTGTGCGGGCACGCGACGGGCACGCCGCGCGAGTACGCCCGGGCAGCCCTGAACGCGGGCCTGGCGGGCGTGTGCTTCACCGACCACAGCCCCATGCCCGCGTGGTACGACGCGCCGTGGCGGATGCGGCGGGACCAGCTCGGGACGTACGTGGAGAGCGTGCTGGAGGCGCGGGCGGAGTTCCTGGGGCGCCTGGAGGTGCGGCTGGGCCTGGAGGCCGACTTCCACCCCGGCACCGAGCGGTACGTGGCGGAGTTGCTGGAGACCCACGACTGGGACTACGTGATCGGCTCGGTCCACTACATCGGCGCCTGGGGCTTCGACAACCCGGAGCACGCGGACGAGTACGGGGCGCGCGACCTCGGCACCCTCTACCACCACTACTACGCGCTCGTGGAGGGGGCGGCGCGCAGCGGGCTCTTCGACGCCATCGGACACCTCGACCTCCCCAAGAAGTTCGGGCACCGCGACCCCGACGGCTACGCGGCCCTGCACGCCCTCGACGTGATCGCCGAGCGCGGCCTCTCGCTCGACTTCAACACGGCGGGCTGGCGCAAACCCGTCGGCGAGGCCTACCCCGCCCCCGACCTCACCCGCGCCGCCGGCGAGCGCGGCATTCCTTTCGTCCTGGGTAGCGACGCCCACAGGCCGGAGGAGGTCGGCTACCACTTCACCGAGGCGATCAAGCAACTGCACGACGTGGGCGGCCGGATCGTGACCTACCAGGGCCGGGTGCGGCATGGCTGA